The Sulfurimonas sp. HSL3-2 genome segment GAAGTAGAAGTTAAAGTTGCGATGCGTCCAGAGATCGAACTTGGAGAATATACATCATTAATCGAAGATTTTGAAAAACCGGAAGTAACAGATGAAGAAGTAATGGCTCGTATTAAAGAGCTTGCTGAGTCTCAATCTCCGCTAGTAGACAGCAAAAGTGCACGTAAGCTGAAAAAAGGCGATACTGTAAGTATTGACTTTGAAGGTTTCCTTGACGGTGTGGCATTTGAAGGCGGAAAAGCTGAAGCATTCTCACTTACACTTGGTTCTGGTCAATTCATCCCAGGATTCGAAGATCAAGTAATCGGAATGAAAAAAGGTGAAGAGCAAACTATCAAAGTTACTTTCCCGGCAGATTACGGCAGTGACAAACTAGCAGGTAAAGAAGTAGAGTTTAAAGTAAAAGTAAACGCTCTTCAAGAAAGAGAAGAAGTCGCACTTGATGACGAACTTGCTAAAAAAATGCTTCCGGGTGAAGAAGATGTTACTTTTGACAAACTAAAAGAGCAAGTAAAGATCCAAATAGAAAATGAAAAACTTGGACAACTTTATAACTCTGAGCTAAAACCAAAACTTTTAGAGACTTTCGTATCTAAGATCGAGTTTGCTCTTCCAGAGTTCGTGATCGATCAAGAGATGGATATGGCGATCAACAAAAAAGCTCAGACAATGACTGAAGATGAATTAAAAGAGCTTCGCGAAAATGCCGATAAAGTAAAAGAGCTTCGCGAAACATTCCGTGATGATGCAAGAAACAGCGTAAAAGCTACATTTATCATTGATGCTTTAGCAAAAGCTGAAAACATCTCTGTAACTGAGCAGGAAGTAATGCAGACTATCTATTTTGAAGCTATGCAGATGGGACAAGATCCTCAACAAGCATACACTC includes the following:
- the tig gene encoding trigger factor, which gives rise to MDIKAKKIDAANASIEATISNEEIQANVDKIAKQLSKTANVPGFRKGKVPVSAVKQQYGAKLVEDAETQSLRDMLDAGLKQIELTAESLMGEPQITKFDKTADKIEVEVKVAMRPEIELGEYTSLIEDFEKPEVTDEEVMARIKELAESQSPLVDSKSARKLKKGDTVSIDFEGFLDGVAFEGGKAEAFSLTLGSGQFIPGFEDQVIGMKKGEEQTIKVTFPADYGSDKLAGKEVEFKVKVNALQEREEVALDDELAKKMLPGEEDVTFDKLKEQVKIQIENEKLGQLYNSELKPKLLETFVSKIEFALPEFVIDQEMDMAINKKAQTMTEDELKELRENADKVKELRETFRDDARNSVKATFIIDALAKAENISVTEQEVMQTIYFEAMQMGQDPQQAYTHYQNSGYLPAIQMAMVEDKVLSKLLNSKIKDA